A segment of the Nymphalis io chromosome 7, ilAglIoxx1.1, whole genome shotgun sequence genome:
ATATTCTTCATGTTACAGTTACGAGCGGGATTTTGCATACTGTTCTATTCAACTGCAATCTTAGAGGTTTTAATTGGCGAAGAGTCACCGTTCGGTGCTTCGCTGGTTAGAGAGAAACCGATCACAGATAACCTATACCTCGTTTATTATACACTTTTGGCATTATTGTTGTGTGAGACtgttgtgtttatatttatgatgcATTTTGGAATCGGATTATATTGTGTAAGTACATATGCAaaacaatcatattttttttaagaaaatagcgctatgatattttttaaaatcattacgTACTTCAAACGTAAAGGCCAGTAATAGTACTATAAGCAATTCATGTAGTTGTAAAACTTAGTAATAATCGATAACTTTTTCAGTTCAACTTAATCTTGATGAAACATTACTTAGTATGCCGTTTTTTTACATGGCTTATTGAAATGGGAGGACTATTAATTATGTGTCTCGCTCATAAACTATTAATAGGATGGTATTTGGGCATTTTGTTCTTTACTAGTGAGTATTTGGTTTGAATTAACATATAGTTGAAATTGctcaaaacaacaaaaataaacttaagtgAATTAGTGTAATTTCAAAACTTAATATTTCCTT
Coding sequences within it:
- the LOC126769535 gene encoding uncharacterized protein LOC126769535, whose amino-acid sequence is MCINIEVILPTIEKFLILYPLRCGCILIHLWTTLRAGFCILFYSTAILEVLIGEESPFGASLVREKPITDNLYLVYYTLLALLLCETVVFIFMMHFGIGLYCFNLILMKHYLVCRFFTWLIEMGGLLIMCLAHKLLIGWYLGILFFTILEFYSFVVVYSYYVNQLEDQMEAEKHIC